From a single Marinobacter sp. THAF197a genomic region:
- a CDS encoding NAD(P)H-dependent glycerol-3-phosphate dehydrogenase, giving the protein MSENATYRTAGAGSRDVAVLGGGSFGTAMAKVLGENGHTVHFWMRDEQQAEDIRLHRINKRYMPGITLEGDIQPTTDLADAVRKAEVVLVAIPSKAFRAVIRENSQVFRDGQIVVSLTKGIEEHGFKLMSEILQEEIPRCRTGVLSGPNLAAEIVNRELTATVIAAKDPDVRRAIQELLGCEYFRVYANVDVYGVELAGALKNIYAIVAGLANALEMGENAKAMLITRGLAEMSRFAVSLGANPMTFMGLAGVGDLIATCTSNKSRNFRVGYAVGKGKKLDEAAQELGQVAEGIYTLKLVREKSEAIGIYMPLVRGLYEILYEGASINAVINSLMMAVQNSDVEFILPRTISQ; this is encoded by the coding sequence ATGTCTGAAAACGCAACCTACCGCACCGCCGGCGCGGGCTCTCGTGACGTCGCCGTTCTGGGTGGCGGCAGTTTTGGCACTGCTATGGCCAAGGTGCTTGGCGAGAATGGCCACACGGTCCACTTCTGGATGCGTGATGAACAGCAAGCCGAAGATATTCGTCTGCACCGCATCAATAAACGCTATATGCCAGGTATCACCCTGGAAGGTGATATCCAGCCCACCACCGATCTTGCAGACGCCGTCCGTAAAGCCGAGGTGGTGCTGGTCGCCATCCCGTCAAAGGCATTTCGTGCTGTTATCCGCGAAAACAGCCAGGTATTCCGGGATGGCCAGATTGTTGTCAGCCTGACCAAGGGCATCGAAGAGCATGGCTTCAAGCTGATGAGCGAAATTCTTCAGGAAGAGATTCCACGTTGCCGCACCGGCGTACTCAGCGGCCCTAACCTGGCAGCTGAGATTGTTAATCGGGAGCTGACGGCCACCGTCATTGCCGCCAAAGATCCAGATGTGCGACGGGCCATTCAGGAGCTGCTCGGTTGCGAGTACTTCCGGGTTTACGCCAACGTCGACGTGTATGGGGTGGAGCTGGCCGGAGCACTGAAGAACATTTACGCAATCGTGGCGGGCCTGGCCAACGCCCTGGAAATGGGTGAGAACGCCAAGGCAATGCTCATTACCCGTGGCCTGGCGGAAATGAGCCGTTTTGCGGTCAGCCTGGGTGCCAACCCGATGACGTTCATGGGGCTGGCAGGCGTTGGCGACCTGATTGCCACCTGTACCTCCAACAAAAGCCGGAACTTCCGGGTTGGGTATGCGGTCGGTAAAGGCAAGAAGCTTGACGAAGCCGCACAGGAGCTGGGGCAGGTAGCCGAGGGTATCTATACTCTGAAGCTGGTCCGTGAGAAATCGGAGGCCATTGGCATTTATATGCCTCTGGTGAGGGGGCTTTATGAAATCCTGTACGAAGGCGCCTCCATCAACGCGGTCATCAACAGCCTGATGATGGCTGTCCAGAATTCCGACGTTGAGTTTATTCTGCCCCGTACCATCAGTCAGTAA
- the sixA gene encoding phosphohistidine phosphatase SixA: MHLIIMRHGEAGWHTLDQERELTEAGRAGVASVAAQIAKSPWRPERIWSSPYTRARQTAAIVSEVLNCPVEECPVITPDDDPGKCLDLLLENKASPLMLVSHMPFVGCLSTLLVDGHRKGIPFMTGQAVLLDMPVVGPGCADLKAQFLP, encoded by the coding sequence TTGCATCTTATCATCATGCGCCATGGTGAGGCCGGCTGGCACACCCTGGACCAGGAACGGGAGCTGACGGAAGCCGGCCGGGCCGGAGTCGCCTCTGTGGCTGCACAGATTGCCAAATCCCCCTGGCGGCCGGAGCGAATCTGGTCAAGCCCGTACACTCGCGCCCGTCAGACCGCCGCGATCGTGTCTGAAGTGCTCAATTGCCCGGTTGAAGAATGCCCGGTCATCACCCCGGATGACGATCCCGGAAAGTGCCTCGATCTGCTGCTGGAGAACAAGGCCTCGCCGCTGATGCTGGTGTCTCACATGCCGTTCGTTGGCTGTCTGTCCACCCTGCTGGTAGATGGCCACCGCAAAGGTATACCGTTCATGACTGGGCAGGCGGTGTTGCTCGACATGCCAGTGGTAGGACCCGGCTGCGCAGACTTGAAAGCCCAGTTTTTGCCCTGA
- a CDS encoding radical SAM protein yields the protein MYSFPIEYVEPVFRPPSEAKSLILPVTNGCSWNQCTFCEMYTQPQKKFRARKPDDIRRDIARAAEAFETVPRVFLADGDAMVLPTRRLVEILADLKQAFSGLRRVSSYCLPRNLAKKSVEELVELREAGLGILYVGMESGDDEVLRRINKGETWESTRSALEKIKQAGLTSSVMVLNGLGGEVLSRQHAINTATLCNETQPDYLSTLVVSFPQGEERFRAGFGDDFVPLSQQGLFEEIRVFLEHLELDSTIFRSDHASNYLVLKGTLGRDKQRLLGEVDLAIRDPGAAPLRAEWMRGL from the coding sequence ATGTACAGCTTTCCGATTGAATACGTTGAGCCGGTGTTCCGGCCACCGAGTGAAGCCAAATCGCTGATACTGCCGGTAACCAACGGGTGCTCCTGGAACCAGTGCACCTTCTGTGAAATGTACACCCAACCCCAGAAAAAATTCCGCGCGCGCAAACCCGACGATATTCGCCGGGATATTGCCCGGGCCGCTGAGGCCTTCGAAACTGTACCTAGGGTGTTTCTGGCAGACGGCGACGCCATGGTGCTGCCAACACGCCGGTTAGTGGAGATACTGGCAGACCTTAAACAGGCTTTCTCTGGCCTGCGCAGGGTGTCGAGTTACTGTTTGCCTCGCAACCTGGCCAAAAAATCCGTGGAAGAACTTGTCGAGTTGCGGGAAGCCGGTTTGGGCATTTTGTACGTCGGTATGGAATCGGGTGATGACGAAGTGCTTCGCCGGATCAACAAGGGCGAAACCTGGGAGTCCACCCGGTCGGCGCTGGAGAAGATAAAGCAGGCAGGGCTGACCAGCTCTGTGATGGTGCTCAATGGTCTGGGTGGCGAGGTGCTCTCCCGGCAGCATGCTATCAACACAGCCACTCTTTGCAACGAGACTCAGCCCGATTACCTGTCCACACTGGTAGTGAGCTTTCCCCAGGGTGAGGAGCGCTTTCGCGCCGGTTTCGGCGACGACTTCGTTCCCCTGAGCCAGCAGGGTCTGTTCGAAGAGATTCGGGTGTTTCTCGAGCACCTGGAACTGGACAGCACCATATTCCGTAGTGATCACGCATCCAATTACCTGGTCCTCAAGGGCACCCTTGGGCGCGATAAGCAGCGACTTCTCGGCGAAGTTGACCTTGCTATTCGCGACCCCGGCGCCGCGCCGCTGCGTGCCGAATGGATGCGCGGCCTGTAA
- a CDS encoding DUF1285 domain-containing protein encodes MNMKPDDIERSVKQHSSAKGLPPLHQWHPELSGDMDLVITRDGQWLYQGAPIAREATVKLFSTILRREDDGHHYLVTPVEKWRIQVEDTPLLAHSLGRKGEGAGQVLSLTTSVGEILEIGPEHPLAVSQYPNSDEPRPVVYVRHGIEARLVTAAFYELADLVEERHENGETQYGVLSHGKFWKIGQGG; translated from the coding sequence ATGAACATGAAGCCTGATGATATCGAACGTTCAGTAAAGCAACACAGTAGCGCAAAGGGCCTTCCGCCACTGCACCAGTGGCATCCGGAGTTGTCTGGCGACATGGACCTGGTGATCACCCGCGACGGCCAGTGGCTTTACCAGGGAGCCCCAATCGCGCGGGAAGCCACGGTTAAACTGTTCTCAACCATTTTGCGCCGGGAAGACGACGGGCACCATTACCTGGTCACACCTGTCGAGAAATGGCGCATCCAGGTAGAAGACACCCCCTTGTTGGCACACTCCCTGGGGCGCAAAGGAGAGGGCGCAGGGCAAGTGCTCTCACTAACCACCAGCGTAGGTGAGATTCTTGAAATAGGGCCCGAGCATCCCCTGGCAGTGAGCCAGTACCCGAACAGCGATGAGCCCCGCCCAGTGGTTTACGTCCGCCACGGTATTGAGGCCCGATTGGTGACGGCGGCATTCTACGAGCTGGCTGATCTGGTGGAAGAACGGCACGAAAATGGGGAAACCCAGTATGGCGTGCTTAGTCACGGAAAATTCTGGAAAATCGGGCAGGGCGGTTGA
- a CDS encoding FKBP-type peptidyl-prolyl cis-trans isomerase: MAQPRVVTIHYTLTNDQGEQLDSSRVEGREPLSYLEGAQNIIGGLESALNEKNAGDQVKVSVAPAEGYGEVNEELIQPVPRSAFEGVDTIEPGMQFQAQTPGGPQIVRVVEVSDETVTIDANHPLAGQTLHFDVEVVEAREATDEEQEHGHVH, from the coding sequence ATGGCCCAACCTCGTGTTGTCACCATCCATTACACGCTCACTAACGACCAGGGAGAGCAACTCGATTCCTCCCGTGTAGAAGGCCGTGAGCCGCTGTCTTACCTGGAAGGTGCACAAAACATTATCGGTGGACTGGAAAGTGCGCTGAACGAAAAGAACGCAGGCGATCAGGTGAAAGTATCCGTTGCTCCCGCCGAAGGCTATGGCGAAGTCAACGAAGAGCTGATTCAGCCGGTTCCGCGCTCTGCCTTTGAAGGCGTAGACACCATCGAGCCGGGCATGCAGTTCCAGGCTCAGACTCCGGGCGGTCCCCAGATCGTTCGTGTTGTGGAAGTCAGCGACGAAACCGTCACAATTGATGCCAACCACCCGCTGGCGGGCCAGACTCTGCACTTCGACGTAGAAGTGGTAGAAGCTCGCGAAGCAACTGACGAAGAGCAGGAGCACGGCCACGTGCACTGA
- a CDS encoding electron transfer flavoprotein-ubiquinone oxidoreductase, with amino-acid sequence MERESMEFDVLIVGGGPAGLSAACRVMQLAQEAGEELTVCVVEKGSEIGAHILAGTVFEPTALNELFPDWKEKGAPLNTPVTRDDIFLLKNQEKATKIPNAFVPRNMHNHGNYIISLGNLCRWLAEQAEQLGVEVYPGFAASETIIEDGQVKGIITGDMGVARDGSQKDGYMPGMELRAKYTLFTEGCRGHLGKRLINDFKLDEGKDPQHYGIGIKELWDIDPAKHEPGLVVHTTGWPLNESGSTGGSFLYHLENGQVYVGLITDLSYSNPYLSPFEEFQRLKHHPEIKKYLEGGKRVAYGARAISKGGYNALPKMSFPGGLLLGCDAGTLNSSKIKGSHTAMKSGLLGAEAVFEALKEGKSGEEITSFQKRFEDSWLYKELYAERNFGPAMHKFGNVVGGAIAFFEQNILRGSLPITFRDTTPDYATLKPASECKKISYPKPDNKLTFDRLSSVFISNTNHEEDQPVHLKLTDPDIPLKDNLPKYDEPAQRYCPAGVYEVVEKDDGSGKKFQINAQNCVHCKTCDIKDPAQNITWVTPEGGGGPNYPNM; translated from the coding sequence GTGGAACGCGAATCGATGGAATTTGATGTTCTGATCGTCGGCGGCGGCCCTGCTGGCCTGTCTGCAGCCTGCCGCGTGATGCAACTGGCGCAGGAAGCTGGCGAAGAACTGACTGTTTGTGTGGTTGAGAAAGGTTCCGAAATCGGCGCGCACATCCTCGCCGGTACGGTATTTGAGCCCACAGCCCTGAACGAACTGTTTCCGGACTGGAAAGAAAAAGGCGCGCCGCTGAACACGCCGGTTACCCGGGATGACATTTTCCTGCTCAAGAACCAGGAAAAAGCCACCAAGATTCCCAACGCCTTTGTGCCCAGGAACATGCACAACCACGGCAACTACATCATCAGCCTTGGTAACCTGTGCCGTTGGCTGGCTGAACAGGCTGAACAGCTGGGCGTAGAGGTTTACCCGGGGTTTGCTGCCTCTGAGACCATTATTGAAGATGGCCAGGTTAAAGGCATCATCACCGGTGACATGGGCGTGGCCCGTGACGGTTCCCAGAAAGACGGCTACATGCCCGGCATGGAACTGCGCGCCAAGTACACCCTGTTTACCGAGGGCTGTCGTGGTCACCTGGGCAAGCGCCTGATCAACGATTTCAAGCTGGACGAAGGCAAAGATCCACAGCACTACGGTATCGGTATCAAGGAACTGTGGGACATTGACCCGGCCAAACACGAGCCCGGCCTGGTGGTTCATACCACTGGCTGGCCGCTGAACGAGTCCGGTTCCACCGGTGGTTCCTTCCTGTATCACCTTGAAAACGGCCAGGTTTATGTCGGCCTGATCACCGATCTGTCTTACAGCAACCCGTATCTGAGCCCGTTCGAGGAATTCCAGCGCCTCAAGCACCATCCGGAAATCAAGAAGTATCTGGAAGGCGGCAAGCGCGTTGCCTACGGCGCCCGCGCCATTTCCAAAGGTGGCTACAACGCCCTGCCGAAGATGAGCTTCCCGGGCGGCCTGCTGCTGGGTTGTGACGCCGGCACCCTGAACAGCTCCAAGATCAAAGGATCCCACACCGCCATGAAATCTGGCCTGCTGGGCGCCGAAGCTGTGTTTGAAGCCCTGAAGGAAGGTAAATCTGGCGAAGAGATCACCAGCTTCCAGAAGCGTTTTGAAGACAGCTGGCTGTACAAAGAGCTTTACGCTGAGCGTAACTTCGGCCCGGCCATGCACAAGTTCGGTAACGTTGTAGGCGGCGCCATTGCCTTCTTCGAGCAGAACATTCTGCGTGGCAGCCTGCCGATCACCTTCCGCGACACCACTCCGGACTACGCCACCCTGAAGCCAGCGTCTGAGTGCAAGAAGATCAGCTATCCGAAGCCGGATAACAAATTGACCTTCGATCGCCTGTCCTCGGTGTTCATTTCCAACACCAACCATGAGGAAGACCAGCCGGTTCACCTGAAACTGACCGACCCGGACATTCCGCTGAAGGACAACCTGCCCAAATACGACGAGCCAGCGCAGCGTTACTGCCCGGCCGGCGTATACGAAGTGGTCGAGAAAGACGACGGCAGTGGCAAGAAGTTCCAGATCAATGCCCAGAACTGTGTTCACTGCAAGACCTGTGATATCAAGGATCCTGCCCAGAACATTACCTGGGTAACGCCGGAAGGCGGCGGCGGCCCGAACTACCCGAACATGTAA
- a CDS encoding electron transfer flavoprotein subunit beta/FixA family protein, with amino-acid sequence MKVLVAVKRVIDYNVKVRVKPDNTGVDLANVKMAMNPFCEIAVEEAVRLKEKGVASEIVVVSIGPKAAQEQIRTALALGADRGIHIETDEEVQSLEAAKLLKAVVEKEEPKLVILGKQSIDSDNNQTGQMLAALTGMGQGTFASEVVVDGEKVNVTREVDGGLMTVALNLPAVVTTDLRLNEPRYASLPNIMKAKKKPLDAVSPADLGVEIAPRLSTLKVEAPAARQAGIKVADVAELVDKLKNEAKVI; translated from the coding sequence ATGAAGGTTCTGGTCGCTGTAAAACGAGTTATCGACTACAACGTGAAGGTGCGCGTCAAGCCGGACAACACCGGTGTTGACCTCGCCAACGTCAAGATGGCAATGAACCCGTTCTGCGAAATCGCTGTTGAAGAAGCGGTTCGTCTGAAAGAGAAGGGCGTTGCCAGTGAAATCGTTGTTGTATCCATTGGACCGAAAGCTGCTCAGGAGCAAATCCGTACTGCTCTGGCTCTGGGTGCTGACCGTGGTATCCACATCGAGACTGACGAAGAAGTTCAGTCCCTCGAAGCGGCCAAGCTGCTGAAGGCTGTTGTTGAGAAAGAAGAGCCGAAGCTGGTTATTCTTGGCAAGCAGTCCATCGATTCCGACAACAACCAGACCGGCCAGATGCTGGCTGCTCTGACTGGCATGGGCCAGGGCACTTTCGCTTCCGAAGTGGTTGTTGATGGCGAAAAGGTTAACGTAACCCGTGAAGTAGACGGCGGTCTGATGACTGTTGCTCTGAACCTGCCTGCGGTTGTTACCACTGACCTGCGCCTGAACGAGCCGCGTTACGCTTCTCTGCCGAACATCATGAAGGCCAAGAAGAAGCCGCTGGACGCCGTGAGCCCCGCCGATCTGGGTGTTGAAATCGCCCCGCGCCTGTCCACCCTGAAGGTCGAAGCCCCGGCAGCACGCCAGGCTGGTATCAAGGTGGCTGACGTAGCTGAGCTGGTGGACAAACTGAAGAACGAAGCGAAGGTGATCTAA
- a CDS encoding electron transfer flavoprotein subunit alpha/FixB family protein — MSILVIAEHDNSSLKQATLNVVAAAKAIGGDIDVLVAGENVGAVAEAAAKAEGVNKVLVADNAAYGHFLAENLGELVAEVGKGYSHILAAAGTTGKDFMPRVAALLDVAQVSDIVRVESEDTFVRPIYAGNAIATVKASDAIKVITVRPTGFDPVAAEGGSASVEQLDVVKDAGLSSFVGEEKAQSDRPDLASAGIVISGGRGMQNGDNFKMLEQVADLMGAAVGASRAAVDAGFVPNDMQVGQTGKIVAPQLYIAVGISGAIQHLAGMSDSKVIVAINKDEEAPIFQVADYGLVADLFEAVPQLEEELKKVL; from the coding sequence ATGAGCATCCTGGTAATTGCTGAACACGACAACAGCAGCCTCAAGCAGGCTACCCTGAATGTTGTAGCGGCTGCCAAGGCCATCGGTGGTGACATCGACGTGCTGGTTGCCGGTGAGAACGTAGGCGCCGTCGCTGAAGCCGCTGCCAAGGCAGAAGGCGTGAACAAGGTACTGGTTGCCGACAACGCTGCCTACGGTCATTTCCTGGCCGAAAACCTGGGCGAGCTGGTTGCCGAAGTAGGTAAAGGCTACAGCCACATCCTGGCTGCTGCCGGTACTACCGGTAAAGACTTCATGCCGCGCGTTGCTGCGCTGCTGGACGTGGCCCAGGTGTCTGACATCGTGCGCGTTGAATCCGAGGACACCTTTGTTCGTCCGATCTACGCGGGTAACGCCATCGCCACCGTTAAGGCGAGCGACGCCATCAAGGTTATCACGGTACGCCCGACCGGTTTCGACCCGGTAGCTGCCGAAGGTGGTTCCGCCTCCGTTGAGCAGCTGGACGTTGTAAAAGACGCAGGCCTGTCTTCCTTCGTTGGTGAAGAGAAAGCCCAGTCTGACCGTCCGGATCTGGCTTCTGCCGGTATCGTTATCTCCGGTGGCCGCGGCATGCAGAACGGCGACAACTTCAAGATGCTGGAGCAGGTTGCTGACCTGATGGGCGCTGCCGTTGGTGCATCCCGCGCCGCGGTTGACGCAGGTTTCGTACCCAACGACATGCAGGTTGGCCAGACCGGCAAGATCGTTGCGCCGCAGCTGTACATCGCAGTCGGCATCTCCGGTGCCATCCAGCACCTGGCCGGTATGTCTGATTCCAAGGTGATCGTTGCGATCAACAAGGATGAAGAAGCGCCGATCTTCCAGGTTGCTGATTACGGCCTGGTTGCGGATCTGTTTGAAGCCGTACCGCAGTTGGAAGAAGAACTGAAGAAAGTCCTGTAA
- a CDS encoding saccharopine dehydrogenase family protein encodes MTNSKQADYDLVVFGATSFVGQILTRYLVENYGASGKVKWAIAGRSEGKLNALKAELGAQAADLPVLVADAADDAALAGMCRQSRVVISTVGPYALYGEPLIKACVDTGTDYCDLTGEVQWIRRMVEGYEAQARKTGARIVHCCGFDSIPSDMGVWFLQQQAEKAFGKTCQDVRMRVKVAKGGLSGGTVASMINVAKEAGADPKLRKELANPFSICPEGHRSKVRQPSLKTAEYDKDFDVWLAPFVMGAINTRVVHRSNALQNARYGQEFTYDEAMMTGKGAKGRLTAYGITAALGAFFTASAIKPTRWVVEKLVPKPGEGPSPEDQENGFYDLRFVGRTTDGKTIITKVTGDRDPGYGSTAKMLGEAGLCLAFDLSDDDQGGFWTPASMLDGKLLDRLTSKAGLTFDVLETR; translated from the coding sequence ATGACGAATTCCAAGCAGGCAGACTATGATCTGGTGGTATTTGGTGCCACCAGCTTTGTGGGCCAGATTCTGACCCGATACCTGGTAGAGAACTATGGCGCGTCCGGCAAGGTGAAGTGGGCGATCGCTGGCCGTTCAGAGGGCAAGCTGAATGCCCTCAAAGCCGAACTGGGTGCTCAGGCTGCGGACTTGCCGGTTCTGGTGGCAGACGCGGCCGACGATGCCGCACTGGCGGGCATGTGCCGACAGAGCCGCGTGGTGATCTCCACCGTTGGCCCATACGCGTTGTATGGCGAACCGCTGATCAAGGCCTGCGTGGACACTGGCACCGATTATTGCGACCTGACCGGCGAGGTGCAGTGGATTCGTCGGATGGTCGAGGGCTATGAAGCCCAGGCCAGGAAAACCGGTGCTCGCATTGTCCATTGCTGCGGTTTCGACTCAATCCCGTCTGATATGGGCGTCTGGTTCCTGCAGCAGCAGGCTGAGAAAGCCTTCGGCAAAACCTGCCAGGATGTGCGCATGCGGGTGAAGGTCGCCAAGGGCGGTTTGTCAGGCGGCACCGTGGCATCCATGATTAACGTGGCCAAAGAAGCCGGCGCCGATCCGAAACTGCGTAAGGAGCTGGCCAATCCCTTCTCGATCTGCCCGGAGGGCCACCGCTCCAAGGTACGCCAGCCCAGCCTGAAAACCGCAGAGTACGACAAAGACTTTGACGTGTGGCTGGCGCCGTTTGTAATGGGTGCCATCAACACCCGCGTGGTTCACCGTTCAAACGCGCTTCAGAATGCGCGTTACGGTCAGGAATTCACCTACGACGAAGCCATGATGACCGGAAAGGGCGCCAAAGGCCGCCTGACCGCTTACGGCATCACCGCCGCACTTGGCGCATTCTTTACCGCTTCCGCCATCAAGCCAACCCGTTGGGTGGTTGAGAAGCTGGTACCCAAGCCCGGTGAGGGCCCAAGCCCGGAAGACCAGGAGAACGGCTTCTATGATCTGCGTTTTGTGGGGCGTACCACAGACGGCAAGACCATCATCACCAAAGTCACGGGCGACCGGGATCCGGGTTACGGTTCCACGGCCAAAATGCTGGGCGAGGCAGGCCTGTGCCTGGCGTTTGATTTGTCAGACGATGACCAGGGCGGTTTCTGGACGCCGGCTTCCATGCTGGATGGCAAACTGCTGGACCGCCTGACCAGCAAAGCTGGCCTGACTTTCGACGTGTTAGAAACCCGCTGA
- the cydC gene encoding thiol reductant ABC exporter subunit CydC — protein MHELKPWLDLILQRRGRLVVGALLLLATLLSGIGLLALSGWFLTETALVGLLLAAGTQAYINLYVPGGGIRFFAVSRTVSRYLERVYNHNTVLQLLTDIRVALFNRMAEAGHRDRGQKSGAQWLSRLTADVDALDTLYLRVIAPTSLAGVVSVLLVLSAWLLFSGSLALILLVLLAVAILLSSWRVFAGTQYLSGQLSDQQEQLRGDVIEHLEGFAELTAAGRTGKHSGRLMRQALAMSRTQARVDSRAGWHQAATQLLVNLAVVVTLWVGITLFNQGSVTGPVLVLLPIALMGLLEVYAMLPDAFAKLGATLSAARRLNQEVQPAPGTEYSSAFDRQPAEATANVLEARDLSVGHPGLPPVLTHFSLKVGAGERLGIIGASGSGKSTLADTFAGVIPPRQGKLAALPCAYLTQATVVFEDTVKANLLLGNPKATDGELWRVLELVELADRFAREAEGLSTWLGSAGNRLSGGEARRLVLARVLLSTAPLVILDEPFTGVDTDTRGRIAPQINRWLEDRAVICLGHGPEALLPSSGHTLHLN, from the coding sequence ATGCATGAACTCAAGCCCTGGCTGGACCTGATTCTTCAGCGGCGCGGCCGCCTGGTGGTTGGAGCCCTGTTGTTGCTGGCTACCCTGCTCTCCGGTATCGGGTTATTGGCGTTGTCGGGCTGGTTCCTGACCGAGACCGCACTGGTGGGGCTGCTGCTGGCCGCTGGCACACAAGCCTACATCAACCTGTACGTTCCGGGCGGCGGCATCCGTTTTTTCGCGGTGTCCCGCACGGTCTCTCGCTATCTGGAACGGGTGTACAACCACAACACGGTACTGCAGTTGCTAACCGATATTCGTGTTGCCCTGTTTAACCGAATGGCCGAAGCCGGACACCGTGACCGGGGCCAGAAATCTGGCGCCCAATGGCTATCCAGGCTTACCGCAGACGTGGATGCTCTGGATACCCTGTACCTTCGGGTGATCGCGCCCACGTCCCTGGCCGGGGTCGTCAGCGTGTTGCTGGTGCTCTCAGCATGGCTGCTGTTCTCGGGCTCATTGGCGCTGATACTGCTAGTACTGTTGGCGGTGGCTATCTTGCTTTCGAGCTGGCGAGTGTTCGCCGGTACACAATACTTATCGGGTCAGCTAAGTGACCAGCAAGAGCAGCTCCGCGGCGATGTTATTGAGCACCTGGAAGGCTTTGCCGAGCTCACTGCGGCCGGGCGCACGGGCAAACACTCCGGCCGGTTGATGAGGCAAGCGCTGGCAATGTCCAGAACCCAGGCGCGCGTGGATAGCCGTGCCGGATGGCACCAGGCAGCCACACAGTTACTCGTGAATCTGGCGGTTGTGGTGACACTGTGGGTTGGTATTACCCTGTTTAACCAGGGATCGGTAACCGGCCCCGTGCTGGTTCTGCTACCCATCGCCCTGATGGGGCTGCTGGAAGTCTATGCCATGCTGCCGGATGCCTTCGCCAAACTGGGCGCCACCCTGTCTGCAGCCAGGCGCCTGAACCAGGAGGTGCAGCCCGCTCCGGGAACCGAGTATTCTTCAGCGTTTGACAGGCAGCCAGCAGAAGCCACCGCCAATGTACTGGAAGCACGGGATCTCTCGGTTGGCCACCCAGGGCTGCCACCGGTTCTGACCCATTTCAGCCTCAAGGTTGGGGCAGGAGAACGACTCGGAATTATTGGCGCCTCCGGCTCCGGTAAATCCACCCTGGCGGATACCTTCGCCGGCGTGATTCCGCCCCGGCAAGGGAAGCTCGCCGCCCTGCCCTGCGCCTATCTCACACAGGCGACGGTGGTGTTCGAGGACACGGTTAAAGCCAACCTGTTATTGGGCAACCCCAAGGCCACCGATGGCGAACTCTGGCGTGTTCTGGAACTGGTAGAGCTGGCAGACAGGTTTGCCCGTGAAGCCGAAGGTTTATCCACCTGGCTGGGAAGTGCCGGTAACCGGCTGTCTGGTGGTGAAGCAAGGCGGTTGGTGCTGGCGAGGGTATTGCTGAGCACGGCACCCCTGGTGATTCTGGATGAGCCCTTTACTGGCGTGGATACAGACACCAGGGGGCGGATAGCGCCCCAGATCAATCGATGGCTGGAAGATCGAGCGGTTATCTGCCTGGGGCATGGACCGGAGGCGCTATTGCCCTCCTCCGGCCATACCCTGCATCTGAATTGA